GATAAAGCTTTACGAGAAACTGGGCTTCCGTAAGATACACGTTATACCACGCTACTATTTTGACGGTGAAGACGCCTACCTAATGGCTAGGCTGTTGTGAACCCAGGGTGTGTTACCCGCTCCCAACTCACACGGCCCCGCCCTAGTTTACTACATACCATCGGGGCGCAGCATGAGCCAAGCAAGGCTTGTGCTCGTAAGGACTAGAAGCGGCAAAACAAGGGGCCTTCATGCACGCTTCTACGTATGGGATGGCGAGTCGCCACCCGACCCCAATATAGTGGAACGGGAGGAGCCGGTACGAGAGACCATCCACGAAATGATAGATTTCGTGTGGGACGATTCGCCAGCGGAGGGCGTACCCGCTGGCAACTTCATGGTAGAGTGGCGCGGCTTTCTACACGTACCGGAGGTAGGCGTCTATCGCTTCTACATCATAGTCGATGATGGCGCCAAACTATGGATTGACGACAAGCTCGTCATAGACGCGTGGCGGGATCAACCTCCAACACACTATATCAGCGATCCCATCGAACTCGATGTAGGCTTGCATAAGATACGCCTACTATACTACAATCATGACGTATTCGGGCGTATCGTGCTAGGCTGGATAACACCTAATGGCGACTACGAGCCAATACCAAGTCAATACCTCTATACAAGGCTGGGTGATGACATCGTGGTGCGTGGTATACCAAGCGGTTATCGAGTGGAGCTACGCAACGGCTTCTTCCGTAGAGAAGCCGAGTCCCGCTACGGTATTGCCCGTATACCGGCGGGTGACCTGCTAGAACCGATAGCAGCATACTTCAGAGTGTACAACAGGGAAGGCGAGGTGATAGTCGAGACGCCAGTAATAAGTGATGTTTGGGGTGGGGACGAGTATCTACTCCTAGCAAGGTAGTCGATCCAGAGGTTTTAGTCCGAGATTAGCGAGACTCTCGTCTACACACTCGCCTACCACATGCACCTCAAGGCTATCTACTAACCATTTGTATACGAGTATCGCTTCACCGACCGGTGTGTAGCTGAGGGATTCGCAATCTACAACTATTCTATCGACGCCGGAGGAGACGGATACTAAAAAATTGATAAGAAGGCGACGTTTTAGTTCGCCAAGAGGCAATATGACCAGCTCGCCGTTGTTGCTAAAGACGCGTCCTACTCTTCCACCTACAAGTACCACGCGTTTACCCTCTCGTGCAAGCATGTGACCGCACTCGTGATAAGAGGGGCCGAGCACATAAACAATGAAAGGCTGTGATGAGGCCGACATAGTCGTTAGCCCCTCGGGGTGATGGCGAGGGGTCGATGAGCTGAGCCTGGGTTTTTAACGCGTACGCTCTCTCTTGACTGCTGCGATAACCTCGTCGAGGCGTACACCGTTGAGCCCCACTAGAATACTGTGACCTCCGTATGCCTTGATGATCCGAGATGTAATCTGGTATGGCGCTAGCTCGCCATATGCCCTAACGGTCCCGTGGATCTCTCTCTCTCAAGGCCTGCTGAGAGTAGTGGTGGGGCGCCACGCGGCTTGTAGACATAGATGTGCGTAGCATCATCGCAGCATACGGTGCTATCATAGCAGCGGGCTATGCTCTCCTGAACTAAACCCGCATCTATAGCCTCAATTATCGCCACTTTCACCGTGCTACTGTCTAGATGGCCGCATGTAATGTAGAAGTTGAAGTTTAGTGGTAATGCCTTCCTCCTCGGAGTGCCATCCGGTTCGAGATACTTGAGTGCAGCTAGCAGCGCTATTAGTCTCCTACGCCCCGCCAGAGGCCTGCCATAGTACCTGTAATACTCGTGCACTAGTCTCGCTAGGGTGAGCGCCTCCACGCTCACCTTTCGATGACGGCGTTTGCGAAACATACCCGTAAACATACTACTGAAACCCAACAATCAGAGGTAATACTCTACCACATATAAGTCGAGTTGGACGGATCCGTTCACGGGGCAGGGTTTGTCCCTAGACGAGAGCTTTGAAAGAGCACGGCGTGAGAAAGAAAAGCAACTCTACGGCGCCGGCGTCTCTCAGCTAGCCGTGATAGAGAGGGAATATGGATACGCTGAGATAAGAATCTTTCCCAGTGTGGATGCTGTCATAGCGTCATCGGTATTACACTCGATACTGCGTGGAAAGGGCATCTATACGTGGATAGTAGCCTCTCCTCTACCACCGGACGTCGTAAGAGAACCCACGATTCTCGTGGGCTTCGAGGCGAGTATAGCGGTAAGCGGAGAGTTTCGCGCACCGTCAATCGTGATAGCGCGGGGAGACAAGCCCCAGGGTTTGACGCGTGCAGCTATAGTCGCGGCTAGGGATGCTAGCCTTACCGGTCTCGCGCTGGGTATGATGTCTGAGGTTGTTGTTACCGGTGATAGAGGCTTACTTGGTCTAGCCATGGCTTACTGGCTCGGCCTTGATCGTGACCAGAGAGGCGACTTCATAGGCCCCGAGAAGTGGCTTGCAGAGCTTCTTGAGGTTGAGAATAGAGCCGTGGCAACTCTAACAGTCAAGCTATTCGACTGGTTCGAGAAGCCAGTTGAGGAGGCTATCGTCTACACTATAGACCCCTACTACCCCGGGCTAACCGGTAGCATGGAGACAGTCAAGAAATTCCTGGAAGCCGATGAAGCGACTTCAAAGATGCTGGGAAGGAGTGTTGCCGAAGCAGAGGAGGAATCTATCAGTCGCCTAGCTGAGAGGTTGTATGAGCACCTACGCTCGACTAGTAAGGCACCACGCAGACCAACAGAGGTTATAGGAGTAGCGAGGTACACAAAGAGACTCCCCGTAGCAGACCTGCGTAAGCTGTCCAACGTGATAGCGGCTTGGATCGATGCGCGAGGCATACTTGCAACAATGCCACTAGCCTCCAGCCTTGACACCCTGCTCAACGTCATGGACGCATTATACTACAAGATGTTTGACGATACCGTGGAGAGCATAGAGAGAGGCATACGAACACCAAGCCTCATTGACAGGAGAGAGTACGGCCCAATAAGAGTTTGTATACATCGTGGAGTTGACGGTGATGCCGCTTACCCTTTGGTGGCTAAGCAGCTTAGGCTCCTCGGGCTCTATACCGACTGTATGCCGGGTGTGGACAGGGGCACGAGTATAGAGGTTCTACTAGACCCGGTGGTAGATGATGTTAAGCACGAGAGGATACGCGAGGCGATCCGTAGAGGATGTCTACGCTATATCGATGGCACGCTATACGCGGAGGCCAGGCCATGCTAGACGGATTAAACCCCTGTGATACGGCTTAAACACTCACTGGTGCCGGTGAGGAGCCGTCGGGTGTAGCTGGAGGAGCGGTGACTGATCCCCTGGCTGCTCCGAGGCACCCTACTCCTCCCACGGGAACTTGCCATGCTTCTTGAGATAGCCGGCGAGGCCGCCAGCCTCCACTATACGCCTCACAAACTCCGGAAGAGGCTTTACACTGGCCTCTACACCCTTGCTGACGTTGCGCACGACACCCTCCTCTAGCCTCACTTCTACTGTATCGCCAGTCTCGACACTGTCTATGAATTTGCGTGGCGCCTCAACAACTATAAGGCCAAGGTTAATGGCGTTGCGGTAGAATATTCTCGCAAAGCTCTCTGCTATAACAGCTTGTATCCCAGCAGCTTTGATCGCAAGAGGCGCCTGCTCTCTGCTACTACCATACCCAAAGTTCTTCCCAGCTACAACGATGTCGCCGGGCCTTATCCTCTTAGGGAGCTCGGGATCGAGGCCCTCGAATACGTGCTTGGCGAGCTCCTTTGGGTCTAGGGTTCTCGCCTTATACTGATACGGTATGATAAAGTCCGTGTTTATGTCATCGCCTAGCCGTATAGCCCTGCCCCTCACAATCCAAGATTTCGACACGTCGAGCCCCTAGCGTGGTGCGCGACACCGGACCAGGTTTTAAGTGGCGGTGTGCCTCGGGTATCCCAGTGGCCGAAGAAGTTGCTCCAACTGCTAGCACCATTATTGTTCCTAGTGTTGCTGGCACTGCTACTTCGTCCTCGGGTCGCACCAATAGCCATAGCTGTGATGGCAGTGGCGCTGATGGCAATCTTCTCGACGCTCTTTAGGGCCTTCATAAGCGTAACGGAAGTCATCATAATATCGGCTATAATTGTTGTGCTGGTCTTACTCTCTAGGGAGGGCCGGTGACGAGAACCAAGGGCGCCGAGGAGAAGTGGCCGGTGAGGATTAGCGGGGGATCGCCGAGGCTGCCCTGAGGGAAAGAGACTCTAGGAGGGCCTCACTGTTCGCCTCGCGGGGGCCTCTTGGGCGTACCCGAGCCTCTGGATGCCATACCCACCCCGTTATACTCTAGGCGTCCGGTTAAGATACTCCTGCTTGGCGGCGGCGAGCTAGGCAAGGAGGTCGCGATTGAAGCCCAGCGTCTTGGCTTCGAGGTTGTGGTTGTTGATCGTTATGACTGGGCCCCAGCTATGCATGTTGCCCATAGACGGTATGTGGTTAGTCTCCTTGACTGTGGCGCGATCAAGGCCATAGTAAGGCGTGAAGAGCCCACCGCAATTATACCGGAGATCGAGGCGGTATGCGTAGACGCTCTCATAGAGCTAGAGGAGGAAGGGTACAATATCGTGCCAAACGCAAAGGCCGTGGCGATCGCCATGAACCGTATCGAGCTTAGAAGGTTTGCCGCTGAGAAACTAGGGTTACCCACCACCAGGTACGCTTTCGCGGAGAACGAAGACGAGGCCTACGAGGCTTGCGAGAAAGTGGGATACCCGTGTCTACTTAAACCCGAAATGAGCAGCAGCGGTCATGGCCATGTGAAGGTCAATGTAAGTGATAAGAAGAGAGTCGCCGAAGCTTATCGTTACGCGGTGAGCCATGCTAGAGGCGCCTCTAGGCGAGTCATTGTCGAGGAGTACGTGCAGCTCGAGACCGAGTTTACAGTGCTAGCTTACCGTTATGTAAGTGGTGATGGGAGAGTAGAGACTGATGCACTGCCTCCTGTTGAGCACTGGAGGTACGGTGAGTTCCACTACATAGAATCATGGCAGCCGTCCGAAAGGCCGAGCGAGCTGCTAGAGCGGGCCGTGGAGATTGGTAAGCGTGTGGCTGATGCGC
The Pyrolobus fumarii 1A DNA segment above includes these coding regions:
- a CDS encoding PA14 domain-containing protein, which translates into the protein MSQARLVLVRTRSGKTRGLHARFYVWDGESPPDPNIVEREEPVRETIHEMIDFVWDDSPAEGVPAGNFMVEWRGFLHVPEVGVYRFYIIVDDGAKLWIDDKLVIDAWRDQPPTHYISDPIELDVGLHKIRLLYYNHDVFGRIVLGWITPNGDYEPIPSQYLYTRLGDDIVVRGIPSGYRVELRNGFFRREAESRYGIARIPAGDLLEPIAAYFRVYNREGEVIVETPVISDVWGGDEYLLLAR
- a CDS encoding 3-isopropylmalate dehydratase small subunit; protein product: MSKSWIVRGRAIRLGDDINTDFIIPYQYKARTLDPKELAKHVFEGLDPELPKRIRPGDIVVAGKNFGYGSSREQAPLAIKAAGIQAVIAESFARIFYRNAINLGLIVVEAPRKFIDSVETGDTVEVRLEEGVVRNVSKGVEASVKPLPEFVRRIVEAGGLAGYLKKHGKFPWEE
- the purT gene encoding formate-dependent phosphoribosylglycinamide formyltransferase, with protein sequence MGVPEPLDAIPTPLYSRRPVKILLLGGGELGKEVAIEAQRLGFEVVVVDRYDWAPAMHVAHRRYVVSLLDCGAIKAIVRREEPTAIIPEIEAVCVDALIELEEEGYNIVPNAKAVAIAMNRIELRRFAAEKLGLPTTRYAFAENEDEAYEACEKVGYPCLLKPEMSSSGHGHVKVNVSDKKRVAEAYRYAVSHARGASRRVIVEEYVQLETEFTVLAYRYVSGDGRVETDALPPVEHWRYGEFHYIESWQPSERPSELLERAVEIGKRVADALGGVGVFGVELLYTKDGRLLFSEVAPRPHDTGLVTLKSMELSEFAIHARASVGLPVPRPKLVTPAASYAVYTDLEGIWAPKVHGVYGALSIQGVDIRVFGKPVTYKGRRMAVVLATGLTVSEAREKARKAAQMLRVAPG